The Notolabrus celidotus isolate fNotCel1 chromosome 6, fNotCel1.pri, whole genome shotgun sequence nucleotide sequence cagccagttaaaaactcctcatagtgcctttaagataGATAAAGATGACCAAATCACACGATCCTCTGAGAACACCCGTGTTTGTTCCACTTCGTTTATGGGTTCCATTTCCTTAAAATGAACCTTTTCTGCAGCTGACTTTAAGCTCATGGATGCTGCTTGAACGTCCTTTCCCAATTTGAACAACTGGCATGAAGTTGCATTCCATCTATTGTAAgcacatgtctgtatttaaaagCACTTTGGCTTGCCTTGTTGCCAAAATGTGCTATAATAATATACTTGCCTTGTTTTTGGACGTGGACAGAatccaaaataacaaaagggGTTATTATCAAATGGAAGGGGTCCCATCCatcgactgtataaataatggatgtagtatctgtgatgtcacctatcggcggcggcagccatattggaaatgttgaactcaacataactgctgtcgagcgagcgtgacgtaaagaggcggggctttgagcctcctagcaaacagctacagtgttcccgcctgtcaatcaagtcagctgtgcctctcattggaagacttgtaatctcaatatctttgaaattgccacgttatgaaaaaattcagcccccgtacagagaaatgatctatccacactccactcgtctttttgaaccaggctgtaaacatgtttatttctgctgtaaagatcggcttctttgatttggtgtgtatgtggtttcctgtacttccggagccagcctctagtggatcctcgatgaactgcagtttttagcacttccgcattggactcatatttttaaaacagaggttgccgcttggtcccatCCAAATCCTTCACTGGGAGGCGTTAAAACGAGGACAgaacccccctctctctgtttttcagtaGAGTGTGTGACCCTCAGTAGATCCTGTGTGCCAAATTTGAAGATACTGTGATATCTGCATCACAAGAATTTGGTGgacccttaaaggtgacatatcacgctgttttcatcaacatatattggtctaagaggtccccaaaacatgtctttaaagtttatgctcaaaaaaacactttgaaatcagattttggtctgcctgaaaagccctcttcttcagtcctcctcagaacagtctgttttctctctgaccacgccccctcaggaagtgggtgtggcctcggccgtccagcacgttgatctaatgtttacatgttggctgaatatacacggctgctcacagacccgcgttacttcaaccctctgaatctgatccagaatctgatcctgacggagaggcgcctgcagcaggacctttctgaaccattggtcacagatttagtgtttcttgttgttttatttatcagtatgtagacgtgtgtcttggtacgcagctacagctacagctacgaacatgtagctatgtggctatgctaactagcgctagcacttttccatgcaaactcaaagtcatccactagatcttcaaatctgcagacgtggggagtcaaagcaacctttgtgtttattaagacagcctacaactagcatgcctccctcctaagctccttgttagcacacatgtgtgcagggaatgaaaaacggaggaggggttgagttgtattttatacagtctatgggctgaacaagctccgagctctgacttcctgttacagaccggatggcgttgtgacgtatgaaaaacactgaaaactgaaacggctggtttcagcacacatttacagaaaggtggagaaatcagaacaggggcagaatggagtctttgacttttcagggggtttgtagacagggacacagatttcaggtagagaaccattaaaaagttaaaaagtgttttttttgagcaataaactcaaaagacatgttttggggacctcttagaccaatatatgttgatgaaaaaagcgtgatatgtcacctttaatgtgttcAGAGAAAAACTGCGTCACGTTACAGACGCTCAAAAGACAACCAAAGAAATCCAGTTCAAGGTTCTGTTTTCACGTTCATCCATAAATAAGTCAGAGCTGGATGTTTCCACAGATTCCTTGATAATTCAGGAGTAAAAATACACTCAGACAACTTGTTCGGTATTCGTTTGAGTGACAAGTCTAAACGGTCCCTCCTTGTGGAAGTGAATCATAATTTAGATCGACGCCTTGGAAGCTTGTTCGGAATAATCAAGGAGAGAGATCAGGTTCAGTTTGGGGTTTAAGAAACACTTTGGCAATGTTTCACATGAAGATCGGGTAACCCATCAGGGTTGCTCTGATTAAGTGGGTGAAAACAGGAGGGAAAAATTCAATCATGATGAATTGGTGATGCCTTCAGGGTCATGCTGAGGGATATGTAGGATTCAGGGTTTGAAACTTAGAAGACACAATAAATAAACGTGAGACATGAAGTGTTTTGAATCAACATTATTTTGTGGAAATGACCAAAACTTGAACTCCTTTTTATAAGAACTCCTCCATGATGTTGAAAATGTCACATGTAGCCGGCGCCCTTcaacatgtgactgctggaAAAGCTTCTAAAAATAACGTCTGTGAGAAATGCCAGCTTTAATGATGGTCTGCTCCTGAGGGAGAGGGTTATTAATTAAAAGTCAAAGGCTGGAGAATGTCAGGGTTCGACCTAATTCTCTCTCCTGTTATCGTGTGCAGGAGGGACGCCCGGATAACATCATGGAGGAGCGGGCGCCGGTTTCCACCAGCATGAAGAGCCGGACGCTTGACGGTGACAGGAAGAAGACGTCACAGAAGGGGAAGAAGGCGCCGGGCGTTGGTGGTAAAAACGACGTGAAGGAGAACGAAAAGACTGACGTGTGTAAGAAGGAGGCTCAGATCAGGAGTAAGTGTCCTCCAAAGAATGCTGCGCCGAAAGCCTGGAGGGGTGACTCAAACAGGACTGAAACCACAAACCAAAACCTGAAGGAAGACCCTGACAGACCGAGCGGGAACCCGaccatcattgataaaactctAGAGCAGATCCTGAGCGACGATCCCGCAGTGAGCGAAGTCAACCTCAACAACATCGAAGATATTTCCCAAGAGACCTTGCTGCGTTTTGCAGAAGCCCTGTGCGTAAACACCCACGTCCACGTCTTCAGCCTCGCCAACACCCACGCAGACGACCGCGTCGCCTTCGCGGTCTCCAAGATGCTCACGGCGAACCGCAGCATCAAAAACCTGAACATTGAGTCCAACTTCGTGTCCGGTCAGGGCATCCTGGCTCTGCTGGCGGCGCTTCAGCGCAACAGGACTCTGGTGGAGCTTCGCTTCCACAACCAGAGGCACATCTGTGGCGGGAaggtggagatggagatggTGCAGCTGCTGAGGGAGAACACCACTCTGCTCAAGCTCGGGTACCAGTTTGACCTCCCGGGCCCGAGGATGACGGTGACCAGCATCCTGACGCGCAACCAGGACCAACAGCGACAGAAAAGGCTCCAGCAGAAGAAGGACCAAAGTCCTCCCGAGGCGTCAGAGCAAGGTCCCGGTTcatctgcagaaaacaaacccCCGAAGAAGCCTTCGCAGTCCTTTAAGAAGGTCGAGCATGAGAACAGGAACCCTCCACCCTCAGACCCGCCCACGAGAAAGATCGCTGAAATGGTCAAACAGCACGAAGGCTCCAACGTCACGAAGACTCAGTCGCACCAGAAGAAACCCAAATCAAAGAAGCTTAAGAACGGCGCAAACGAAAAGGAGAGCgcggatattctcaaagacctGAAGAACTCCTTGAAGCCGTCGGTCCAGAAGAGACGAGACGAGCCGTCGCGCCTGCCACAGCTGCAGAGGTCGGGCCGTGACGACCTGATGGCCGCCATCCGGGGGAGCAGCATCATGTCCTTAAAAAGGGTAAGGCGCCCTGCGAGTCTGTCTGAGGTCTGAAGGAACTTTGTTGTGCATAAATAATTGAGCCTCCAAAAGCCatcagacccccccccccgagTGTGAACGCCTGCTGTCATCAGACGACAGCCTCTGTCACTCTGAGAATTCCTCGGCTCTCCGTCGGGTTATAAATAGTTTGACTTTCTCACTGCTGGTTGATAAGACTGATGGCTTAAAGAGGTTTTGGGAAAACAAAGTAGTGTTCACATTTCCATGAGGTTTACAGACCTTTTAGCACTCGCAGTTACTCACAAGTGCCCGAGAgttaatctctatttacagactTCAAATAAGAGCGCAGAGCCTGTAgggtagactgtataaaatatggacgtagtatccgtgacgtcacccgtctgtttctgaagcgctgtttggagagtaaagaggcggggctttgagcctcctcgccaacagctacagtgttcccgcctgtcaatcaagtcagctgtgtctctaattggaagactcgttatctcaatatctttgaaattgccaggttatgaataaattaaccccccgtacagtgtgtgccgatccagaaatgagctatccagactccactcgtcttttgaaccagactgtaaacatgtttatttctgttgtaaagatcagctttttaaaattggtgtgtatgtggtttccggtacttctggaaccagcctcaagcggatccttgatgaactgcagtttttagcacttctgcattggcttcatatttatagaacggaggttgccgcttggtcccatCCAAATCCTTCACAGGGAGGCGTTAAAACGAGGAcagaacctctctctctctgtttttcagtgGAGTGTGTGACCGTCAGTAGATCCTTTGTGCCAAATTTGAAGATACTGCCTGTGATATCTGCATCACAAGAATTTGGTGGACCTCATGGCCAGACAAAAGAAGGACTTAAAATACTGACTTCAGGTTAAATATGATGGATTATCTATTTTTTACATGCAGGTATAACTTTGTAATGAAACACTGACAAAGAACATCACATGCctgccaagcagcaacctccggtctaaaaatatgagtccaatgtggaagtgttataaactgcagttcattgagaatccgcttgaggctggctccagaagtaccggaaaccacatacatcaTATTTAACCTGAAGTCAGTATTTTAAGTCCTTCTTTTGTCTGGCCATGAGGTCCACCAAATTCTTGTGACGCAGATATCACAGGCAGTATCTTCAAATTTGGCACAAAGGATCTACTGACGGTCACACGCTCtactgaaaaacagagagagagaggttctgTCCTCGATTTAACGCCTCCCTGTGAAGGATTTGGatgggaccaagcggcaacctccgttctataaatatgaagccaatgcagaagtgctaaaaactgcagttcatcaaggatctgcttgaggctggctccagaagtaccagaaaccacatacacacccattcagctACCCCCCCTCAGAAGCGTATTCGGACTGAGGGTCAACCCCAAAGAACTACACTGCTACTCCACAATACTGAGAACACCAATGCAGAAATGGAGTATCCATGTGTGGGGGTCAGGAAGAGGAGTTTGGGTTCTACAGGGATCTTTGGAGGTTTGAGGTTTTGCAAGATTTCTTGGCCCAACAATGTTGAGAATATGACGTATCCACATGATGTAGAATTGTTCCTTTTAACTCAAACCTTTCTCCAAAGTTGTTGATAGAGCAGTTCTGTGTTTGTCACgtcatccatttgtttctgaagctgatcGTCGGCGGTCGCcattttgaaaatgctgactcaagctAATTTTCGGACGTCCTAGCTAAGGGTTATGAGGTGGagtttagcctccttgctaacagctataATGTTCCCTTAGTAtataaaccaagcagcaacctccggtctcaaaatatgaagcccatgtggacgtgatataaactgcagttcctcgcgcgtccactagaggctggctgcagaaacacaggaaaccacatacacacccattcaaagaagacgatctttacagcagaaataaacatgtttacagcctggtacaaaagacgagtggagtctggatagctcatttctggattggcacacactgaacgggggggtgaatttttgtctaaggctctgtttctgaagcgctgttttgaggccaatcatcggcggcggccatattgctgctgtcaagcgattgtgacgtaaagaggcgggctttgagcctcctagccaacaggctgttttgtaccaggctgtaaacatgtttatttctgctgtaaagatcggcttctttgaactggtgtgtatgtggtttccggtacttctggagccagcctctagtggacactcgatgaactgcagtttttagcacttacgcattggcctcatattttttagaccggaggttaccaCTTGGTTCCACATCAATGTCTCATCTATTATTTTCTGATTATGTATACACAGTTCAGTGAACTCAGAATGCTCAATCACACCCGTGCGTTAGCCTTCAGCTGCAAACTGTGTTCAGAGACGGCGGACGTAAATGATCGGATGAGATAATCGGCTTAAATGCCGATCaccgatcaattaaaaaacgtcCAGATCGGCTCCGACCGGAGAGTTCAGATCTGGATCATGACATCTCTAATGTATCAAActgacctccattcaacaaacaaacagattaacGGTTCAACCCACTGAAGGAAGCCAAAGTGAAGCCTCTAtatgcagtggcggttctgggtaggggccaacaggggccagtgcccctgtaaaacttaacctggacccccctgaggccccccctccacaccaaacaaatattatacaataaaaaaagcttcggtatcgcgccgatgttacaggcggaacacatgcgtgtggtacttggttccagtcccttagagcgctaagggactcatgttgagtgtaaacagccaatcagctgctgtcagtctgcatgttgatctagtacacagtagtatatatgtctagtataaagggatgcacagtagtatatatgtctagtatgtagggatgcactgatgttaagtacacagtagtatatatgtctagtataaagggatgcactgatgtttattacacagtagtatatatgtctagtatgtagggatgcactgatgttaagtacacagtagtatatatgtctagtatgtagggatgcactgatgttaagtgcacagtagtatatatgtctagtataaagggatgcactgatgttaagtacacagtagtatatatgtctagtatgtagggatgcactgatgtttattacacagtagtatatatgtctagtatgtagggatgcactgatgtttagtacacagtagtatatatgtctagtataaagggatgcacagtagtatatatgtctagtatgtagggatgcactgatgttaagtacacagtagtatatatgtctagtataaagggatgcacagtagtatatatgtctagtatgtagggatgcactgatgttaagtacacagtagtatatatgtctagtataaagggatgcacagtagtatatatgtctatatagggatgcactgatgttaagtacacagtagtatatatgtctagtataaagggatgcacagtagtatatatgtctagtatatagggatgcactgatgttaagtacacagtagtatatatgtctagtataaagggatgcactgatgtttagtacacagtagtatatatgtctagtataaagggatgcacagtagtatatatgtctagtatatagggatgcactgatgtttattacacagtagtatatatgtctagtataaagggatgcactgatgtttattacacagtagtatatatgtctagtataaagggatgcacagtagtatatatgtctagtatgtagggatgcactgatgtttattacacagtagtatatatgtctagtataaagggatgcactgatgtgttgccagtttgttctcagccggtcctcgcccctCTCAGTCTCTCTTCTCAGGGTtcaatgtgtccctctgacaacacccttggccccagcctgcccccccatccccccccccccgtaaaattggtctagaaccgccactgtttATAAGActcactatttacagtgaaactgagacttatcagaaacagatgaagggGATGTAATGTGCAAAGAAATCACTGTGATTTCCCC carries:
- the lmod2a gene encoding leiomodin-2a, giving the protein MSTLGYRREMKRNEDVDEDELLATLSIEELQELERELAVLDDNIPIGLRQKDHTAKTPTGTFDRDSLLKYWEDENKNLVKDDRMQSNLGQEGRPDNIMEERAPVSTSMKSRTLDGDRKKTSQKGKKAPGVGGKNDVKENEKTDVCKKEAQIRSKCPPKNAAPKAWRGDSNRTETTNQNLKEDPDRPSGNPTIIDKTLEQILSDDPAVSEVNLNNIEDISQETLLRFAEALCVNTHVHVFSLANTHADDRVAFAVSKMLTANRSIKNLNIESNFVSGQGILALLAALQRNRTLVELRFHNQRHICGGKVEMEMVQLLRENTTLLKLGYQFDLPGPRMTVTSILTRNQDQQRQKRLQQKKDQSPPEASEQGPGSSAENKPPKKPSQSFKKVEHENRNPPPSDPPTRKIAEMVKQHEGSNVTKTQSHQKKPKSKKLKNGANEKESADILKDLKNSLKPSVQKRRDEPSRLPQLQRSGRDDLMAAIRGSSIMSLKRVDPSLA